A single genomic interval of Apis cerana isolate GH-2021 linkage group LG2, AcerK_1.0, whole genome shotgun sequence harbors:
- the LOC107996630 gene encoding spatacsin codes for MAEKTTVGGIPVECLTGEPAAIWSGWRILGDKELVREASAKGTHINLAYKCLAYRKRCSIENAQCYFNKEVEIWITELLKRHQIYKASHILNNMNKDPVKYIFEVCVNCKDFMLRNYLSEYLISIAYFENEYINSWNIIKSIMQFEEKHMVKDGLSTSLCIEDIIKLPEIIKQSLCTELYFSLNEQSLSKNITNNILWDYLLSNNKIVPIKFWIDTYYGNNTIEESHMINEEYKLLFNSLDIVPNMIEAIDSSSASTFIKNLTKNHLCRYGIFVKKEQQDVKLLLARIFGNAISISEFNTILSYKSCNINRNEFMSRIDKELCLARCLNQINIQEDEIKIAELYDALTKMCESQDQNMLIEGIFKTIFYLSDDTIEYLKENYLIVLVLIFSYLSKENAMYNQNKNTTMKQNILRDIFINKNGLQLCDYNISNEILQKTLEQISILKSIIEKKQKKEVTIYELLDGYKNLNIKRLYKWRFNNESMPYFSNETLVKKYGYTEALTYEYYLKEARPNMAIFSLKHSQGKLIGNISCRRKHKAALYAHIFALRNLNKPEILHTCISFIEMLNIDSENLRLHITVANYIDKEINISIGNLLENIIYGNEDDLKTVMAYLESSFQKNFVESLINDSQQFINILKIWDVIVRFARMHNFSLPISLLKFLANQNYWFEFVLVCQIFNYSLNQVLENTKHFEDTILREHLLTCLCNVQLMKSQLAVYSEQKIKSRDVRQSLYYKIGVKQNESIYGSPELTDSASTSESHDMYEYTISDNICSPDDDLWLIILKCHQSPDPPGALINSSRLTLRPFLAVLATCYEPSSITAYCYSWMVISTTDKEILSNYNECLEQQIWTANQVSNLLEQMVKNGYINILNKAYKIFMPENLFNLFFEFLEQCTIYGNFKDYQQNLLDFKTQCLDLKCNDAMDWNCSDITYLNNLYWIATVTIKCIIATLAYRLKSSHLQIKFLEILIKCNFHKNFPVFVPNFQSFLQIIKILQKTNITLNFAAFTVSDNIYSFDTEIHRCIDDLIRIENYASALELSNVMGINSSEIILAQYRSKFKYYIHKNEKIEDNFWYECAQNFKKYNILYKEVVEFFIEHAEKVSSHKERYEILKLAFETLKNIETEQQDIYTLEMAMWKSCILAGPENVQLDSGPYIFNKLKTELLSGLNKLKFSYTLNNIQERNAAKILIDTLIDLGKLDTALRITTIFNYKHKDLQILMLCLSLAEGEILPNDLTIEQQNLLKEVNKNKQQKHSALKNRSLQRFSSSSSLVTSININEMSKDKTNVQIECLLILQKLLDNLEHGLDICLRIVLCYKLAMQLEKSYQVLLVLNNPIQFLQEVTESNIKDKSEIINDIIIAYKIDNDTVATFLAENITLNITSAVKGGYENNICLWEYSLNTNFRIIMELCNDVSLLGWKLLKTANKLLSHSHGEKTNALTLKTIVELLIRAHDCFTTSCNMEGIASVLCKCQIFANILQNLKYWTLLVRLVTGVGRFTEMNYIFQILKENDQFEFLLGKGLNKVTGLETALLDFLKHHCPENKELFTLVALHFRLYHELALMWENEAKDLIKTIISNATKEYNKLQSNIQHEIKFIKTEYIQKQLQLIITNYTHATEYYLQANKLNLASQCSDQVQLVALQLSLFNTTSYNQQVICILNLKSEDIDKVLCHNLSFSQSFIIVHAYNHHVDWANLIYNHSILNGETKYLKDFITVNRLTPSLVQDCVRRYRLEKSITHTMTNNMKILISELSDVECKYVLASQLGFKNIVEAMLNNPMIGAYLKDTVWKKGYNAT; via the exons atggCAGAGAAAACTACAGTGGGTGGTATTCCAGTTGAATGTTTAACTGGAGAACCTGCAGCTATTTGGTCTGGTTGGCGTATATTAGGAGATAAAGAACTTGTCAGGGAAGCATCTGCAAAAGGCACTCATATTAACCTTGCTTATAAATGTTTAGCTTATAGAAAAAGATGTTCTATTGAAAATGCTCaatgttattttaacaaaGAAGTAGAAATTTGGATTACAGAACTTCTAAAAAgacatcaaatttataaagcttctcatattttaaataatatg aataaagatccagtaaaatatatatttgaagtttgtgtaaattgtaaagatttcatgttaagaaattatttatcagaaTACTTAATAAGTATtgcatattttgaaaatgaatatataaattcatggaatataataaaaagcattatgcaatttgaagaaaaacatat gGTTAAAGACGGTTTAAGCACTTCTTTATGTAtagaagatattataaaactacCAGAAATTATAAAGCAATCATTATGtacagaattatatttttccttaaatGAACAAtctctttcaaaaaatataactaataatatattatgggattatttattatcaaataataaaattgttcctATAAAGTTTTGGATTGATACTTATTATGGTAATAATACAATAGAAGAATCACATATGATtaatgaagaatataaattactatttaatagTTTAGATATAGTTCCAAACATGATTGAAGCTATTGATTCTTCAAGTGCtagtacatttataaaaaatttaactaaaaatcatttatgtaG GTAtggtatatttgttaaaaaagaacaacaagatgtaaaattattattggcaCGTATTTTTGGAAATGCAATATCAATATCAGAATTTAACACAATATTATCATACAAatcttgtaatattaatagaaatgaatttatgaGCAGAATTGATAAAGAATTATGTCTGGCACGTTGCttgaatcaaataaatattcaagaagatgaaattaaaattgctgAATTATATGATGCATTAACAAAAATGTGTGAAAGTCAAGACCAGAATATGTTAATagaaggaatttttaaaacaattttttatctttctgatGATAccattgaatatttgaaagaaaattatttaatagttttagtattaatattttcatatttgtctAAAGAGAATGCAatgtataatcaaaataaaaatacaactatgaaacaaaatatattaagagatatatttataaataaaaatggtttACAATTatgtgattataatatttcaaatgaaattcttcaaaaaactTTAGAACAAATATCAATTCTTAAatctattatagaaaaaaaacaaaagaaagaagtgacaatatatgaattattggatggttacaaaaatttaaatataaaacgtttATATAAATGGCGTTTTAATAATGAGTCCATGCcttatttttctaatgaaactcttgttaaaaaatatggatataCAGAAGCATTAACATATGAATATTACTTGAAAGAAGCTCGTCCTAATATGGCTATATTTAGTTTAAAACATTCCCAAGGAAAACTAATTGGGAATATTTCTTGTAGaag gaAACATAAAGCAGCTCTATATGCACATATTTTTGCtttacgaaatttaaataaaccagAAATATTGCATACTTGtatttctttcattgaaatgttaaatattgattcaGAAAATTTAAGACTTCATATAACTGTGGCAAATTAcattgataaagaaataaatatttctattg GAAATTtactagaaaatataatttatggaaATGAAGATGATTTAAAAACTGTAATGGCTTATCTTGAAAgtagttttcaaaaaaattttgttgaaagtttaattaatgatagtcagcaatttataaatatattgaagatATGGGATGTTATTGTACGATTTGCAAGGATgcacaatttttctttgccaattagcttattaaaatttttagcaaaTCAGAACTACTGGTTTGAATTTGTGTTAGtttgtcaaatatttaattattctttgaatcag gtATTGGAAAATACAAAACATTTTGAAGATACAATTCTCAGAGAACATTTGTTAACTTGTTTGTGCAATGTTCAACTTATGAAATCTCAATTAGCTGTTTATAGCGAACAGAAGATAAAATCACGAGATGTTAGgcaatcattatattataaaattggtgttaaacaaaat gAATCAATTTATGGTTCTCCAGAATTAACAGATTCAGCAAGTACTTCTGAATCTCACGATATGTATGAATATACTATAAGTGACAACATTTGTTCTCCAGATGATGATTTATGGTTAATTATTCTGAAATGTCATCAAAGCCCAGATCCACCTGGtgctttaataaattcatctcGATTAACCTTAAGACCTTTTCTTGCAGTTTTAGCAACCTGTTATGAG ccaTCTTCAATAACAGCATATTGTTATTCTTGGATGGTAATATCTACAACagataaagaaattctttctaattataatgaatgttTAGAACAACAAATATGGACAGCCAATCaagtttctaatttattagagcaaatggtaaaaaatggatatatcaatattcttaataaagcttacaaaatttttatgcct gaaaatctctttaatttattttttgaatttctcgaACAATGTACAATTTATGGTAATTTCAAAGATtatcaacaaaatttattggattttAAAACACAGTGTTTAGATCTCAAATGTAAT gATGCAATGGATTGGAATTGTTCAGATATTACatacttgaataatttatattggatTGCTACTGTtacaattaaatgtattattgcAACACTCGCTTATAGATTAAAAAGTTcacatttgcaaataaaatttcttgaaattttaataaaatgtaattttcataaaaatttcccaG TTTTCGTTCCAAACTTTCAGTCTTttctacaaattataaaaattcttcaaaaaactAATATCACATTAAATTTTGCGGCATTTACAGTatcagataatatttatagttttgatACAGAAATTCATAGATGTATTGATGATTTAAtaagaatcgaaaattatgCTAGTGCTTTAGAATTATCAAATGTTATGGGAATCAATTcatctgaaataattttagctcAG tatcgaagtaaatttaaatattatattcataaaaatgaaaaaattgaagataatttttggTATGAATGtgcacaaaattttaaaaaatataatattctatataaggAAGtagtagaattttttattgagcATGCTGAAAAAGTTTCTTCTCATAAAGAAag atatgaaatattaaagttagcttttgaaactttaaaaaatattgaaacagaACAGCAAGATATTTATACACTGGAAATGGCAATGTGGAAATCATGTATATTAGCAGGTCCTGAAAATGTACAATTAGATAGTGGaccttatatttttaataaactaaaaacagaattattatcaggattaaataaattgaaatttagctatacattaaataatatacaggAAAGAAATGcagctaaaattttaattgatacatTAATTGATTTAGGTAAATTAGATACTGCATTGAGAATAACTacaatctttaattataaacataag gATTTACAAATTCTAATGTTATGTTTAAGTCTAGCAGAAGGAGAAATTTTACCAAATGATTTAACTATTGAACaacaaaatcttttaaaagaagtaaataagaataaacaaCAAAAACATAGTGCTTTAAAGAATCGTAGTTTACAAAgattttcttcatcttcttcat taGTCACCTCaatcaatataaatgaaatgtcaaaagataaaacaaaCGTACAAATAgagtgtttattaattttacaaaaattacttGATAATCTAGAACATGGCTTAGACATATGTCTTAGAATTGTCCTATGTTATAAATTAGCAATGCAATTAGAGAAAAGTTATCAggtattattagtattaaacaatccaattcaatttttacaagaagttacagaaagtaatattaaagataaatctgaaattattaatgatataattattgcatataaaatagataatgatACTGTTGCAACATTTTTGGCTGAAAATATTACGCTAAACATTACTTCTGCTGTAAAAG gtggatatgaaaataatatttgtttatgggaatattctttaaatacgaattttcgtattattatgGAATTATGTAATGATGTTTCACTCCTTGGTTGGAAGCTTTTAAAAACGGCAAACAAATTGCTTAGTCATTCTCATGGTGAAAAAACAAacg cattAACTCTTAAAACAATCGTGGAATTATTAATACGAGCTCATGATTGTTTTACAACTTCTTGCAATATGGAAGGAATTGCATCAGTATTATGTAAATGTCAAATTTtcgcaaatattttacaaaatcttaaatattggACATTATTG gtCCGACTTGTAACAGGTGTTGGTCGTTTTACAGAAATGAattacatatttcaaattctaaaggaaaatgatcaatttgaatttttacttGGAAAAGGACTAAATAag gtAACTGGTCTAGAAACAGCACTTTTGGATTTTCTTAAACATCATTGTCCTGAAAATAAAGAGCTTTTTACTCTGGTAGCCTTACATTTTCGATTATATCATGAATTAGCACTTATGTGGGAAAATGAAGCAAAAGATTTaatcaaaacaataatatcaaatgctacaaaagaatataataaattacaaagtaatattcaacatgaaataaaatttattaaaactgaatatattcaaaaacagTTACAATTGATTATAACTAATTATACTCATGCaacagaatattatttacag gctaataaattaaatcttgctAGTCAATGTTCTGACCAAGTACAATTAGTTGCTCTTCAACTCTCACTTTTTAATACAACATCTTATAATCAACAAGTAATTTGtatacttaatttaaaatctgaaGATATCGATAAAGTATTATGCCATAATTTAAGCTTCTctcaaagttttattattgttcatGCTTATAATCACCATGTAGATTGGgctaatttgatttataatcataGTATATTAAATggagaaacaaaatatttaaaagatttcataACTGTAAATAGGCTCACTCCAAGTCTTGTACAAGATTGTGTACGCAG atataggTTAGAAAAGAGTATTACTCATACTATgacaaataatatgaaaatattaatttctgaattatcAGATGTggaatgtaaatatgtattagCAAGTCAATtaggatttaaaaatattgtagaagCAATGCTTAATAATCCTATGATAGGTGCATATCTTAAAGATACTGTATGGAAAAAAGGATATAATGCTActtaa
- the LOC114577400 gene encoding uncharacterized protein LOC114577400: MNENICYKKICYSQNEKTAILKLDVYIKKYEKKFGKITSQKALPPKQLKLLNLMHKLIKTIEKEEIDKQQAFQLLKISNDAIKTTISTFQDSMKRYKESVRTEFAKLDCLSTNRLLNINYIHI, from the exons atgaatgaaaatatatgttataaaaaaatatgctattctcaaaatgaaaaaacagcaattttaaaattagatgtatatataaaaaaatatgaaaaaaagttcGGAAAAATAACATCTCAAAAAGCTTTGCCaccaaaacaattaaaattattaaatcttatgcataaattaataaaaactatagaaaaagaagaaatcgacAAACAACaag cATTTCAATTACTAAAGATATCTAATGATGCAATAAAAACAACTATTTCTACATTTCAAGATTCAATGAAACGATATAAAGAAAGCGTAAGAACTGAATTTGCAAAACTTGATTGTTTAAGTACAAACcgacttttaaatattaattatatacatatataa
- the LOC107996856 gene encoding DNA polymerase eta isoform X1, whose amino-acid sequence MANLNDDRIVVLIDMDCFFCQVETKLQPQYAGKPLAVVQYNQWQLGGIIAVNYEAREYGVTRHMRGKEAKEKCPDLILVSVPCLRGKADISRYRSAGCEVINVIKEHCNVIERASVDEAYLDITDMVHKRMSTNLNFSDLATQLSNTFVVGYSEIGKNDEEERSKGTKIWIKNVFEEFEDIEAQKFAIAGLIVEKIRADIFDKIGFKCSAGISQNKILAKLACGLHKPNRQTILPAAAVLTLYSTLPIKKVRNLGGKFGDIVTESLNCNVMGDLLQYSLQYLQKRFDEKTGLWLYNIARGIDNEPVNVRLVSKSIGACKKFPGKQAITSLNMLKHWISELSTEICERLERDFIENERRATLVTICYHYYQNKTTVSQSRSYTLNSYKPKNMTIRCVDIVSKSIQCPIAYLGISASKFIATKGSENFRNFFKSNNSEYHQKNVQIKNMKIENTYSVVNITKSIRNDLNVDKISLYSNSNKNNLSNNKLKNIEKKNMQLSKQISDTKTDYSPTSKKLNNLITSLNEQDKTNTFYERKINLNNSLNQNDFKESFFVNIFNSKKSDSKDMFTRNVELIELNNNINLNIELEKINVNNIRNENNFDKKLDLNAKKNNCKQYTNNEIKNRPIVKLNQNNEINNSQNITKLEEIFPDLNNIDPTVLALLPLDLQKEAKLYMKTKDNKDNTKGILMKTSKAKNKFKINTSKKKKKNDISNFLIKKNSSNLIPSKQCLKCYQMISLSKYQEHCDFHMTENLQ is encoded by the exons ATGGCAAATCTAAATGATGACAGAATTGTTGTTTTAATAGATATGGATTGTTTCTTTTGTCAAGTTGAAACAAAACTTCAACCACAATATGCTGGAAAACCCCTTGCTGTTGTGCAATATAATCAATGGCAATTAGGAGg aataattgcTGTTAATTATGAAGCAAGAGAATATGGTGTTACAAGACACATGAGAGGAAAAGAGGCTAAAGAAAAATGTCCAGATCTTATTTTAGTTAGTGTACCATGCCTTCGTGGAAAAGCTGATATATCAAg ATATAGAAGTGCTGGCTGTGaagttattaatgttataaaagaaCACTGTAATGTTATAGAGCGAGCTAGTGTGGATGAAgcatatttagatattactGATATGGTTCATAAAAGAATGtccacaaatttaaatttttcagatttagcAACACAACTTTCAAACACATTTGTAGTAGGATATTCAGAAATTGGAAAGAATGatgaag aagaaagaaGCAAGGGCAcaaaaatttggataaaaaatgtttttgaagaatttgaaGATATAGAAGCACAAAAGTTTGCAATAGCAGGATTaatagttgaaaaaataagagccgatatatttgataaaataggtTTCAAATGTTCTGCAGGTATTTCACAAaataag atattagcTAAATTGGCATGTGGATTACATAAACCAAATCGACAAACAATATTACCTGCAGCTGCagtattaacattatattcaacattaccaataaaaaaagttagaaatcTTGGTGGCAAATTTGGAGATATTGTTACTGAATCTTTGAATTGTAACGTTATGGGtgatttattgcaatattcattacaatatttgcaaaaacgTTTTGATGAGAAAACAGG gttgtggttatataatattgctaGAGGCATAGACAATGAACCTGTTAATGTACGATTGGTATCAAAATCAATTGGAGcatgtaaaaaatttccagGAAAACAAGCTATAACTTCACTAAATATG ttaAAACATTGGATTAGTGAATTATCGACAGAAATTTGCGAACGTCTCGAACgagattttatagaaaatgagCGACGCGCAACATTAGTTACAATatgttatcattattatcaaaacAAGACTACAGTATCTCAATCACGTTCATAtactttaaattcatataaaccAAAAAATATGACAATTCGTTGTGTGGATATTGTGTCTAAATCAATACAATGTCCAATTGCATATTTAGGTATATCAGCTAGTAAATTTATAGCAACTAAAGGtagtgaaaattttcgaaatttttttaaatcaaataattcagAATATCATCagaaaaatgttcaaataaaaaatatgaagatagAAAATACATATTCAGTAGTCAATATTACTAAATCAAtaagaaatgatttaaatgtagataaaattagtttatattctaatagtaataaaaataatctatcaaataataaactgaaaaatattgaaaagaaaaatatgcaattaaGCAAACAAATTTCTGATACAAAAACAGATTATTCTCCtacttctaaaaaattaaataatttaattacttcattaaatgaacaagataaaacaaacacattttatgaaagaaaaataaatttgaataattccttgaatcaaaatgattttaaagaatcattttttgtaaatatttttaattcaaaaaaaagtgATTCAAAAGATATGTTTACACGTAAcgttgaattaattgaattaaataataatataaatttaaatattgaattagaaaaaataaatgtaaataatataagaaatgaaaataattttgataaaaaattggatttaaatgcaaaaaagaacaattgtaaacaatatacaaataatgaaattaaaaatagaccaattgtaaaattaaatcaaaataatgaaataaataatagccaaaatattacaaaattagaagaaatatttcccgacttaaataatattgatccCACTGTACTTGCATTGTTACCATTGGATTTACAAAAAgaagcaaaattatatatgaaaacaaaagataataaagataatacaaaaggtattttaatgaaaacatcaaaggcaaaaaataaatttaagataaatacttcaaaaaagaagaaaaaaaatgatatttctaattttttaataaaaaaaaattcatctaatCTAATTCCTTCTAAACaatgtttaaaatgttatCAAATGATATCTTTGTCAAAATATCAGGAACATTGCGATTTTCACATGACTGAAAATCTGCAATAG
- the LOC107996856 gene encoding DNA polymerase eta isoform X2 — protein sequence MDCFFCQVETKLQPQYAGKPLAVVQYNQWQLGGIIAVNYEAREYGVTRHMRGKEAKEKCPDLILVSVPCLRGKADISRYRSAGCEVINVIKEHCNVIERASVDEAYLDITDMVHKRMSTNLNFSDLATQLSNTFVVGYSEIGKNDEEERSKGTKIWIKNVFEEFEDIEAQKFAIAGLIVEKIRADIFDKIGFKCSAGISQNKILAKLACGLHKPNRQTILPAAAVLTLYSTLPIKKVRNLGGKFGDIVTESLNCNVMGDLLQYSLQYLQKRFDEKTGLWLYNIARGIDNEPVNVRLVSKSIGACKKFPGKQAITSLNMLKHWISELSTEICERLERDFIENERRATLVTICYHYYQNKTTVSQSRSYTLNSYKPKNMTIRCVDIVSKSIQCPIAYLGISASKFIATKGSENFRNFFKSNNSEYHQKNVQIKNMKIENTYSVVNITKSIRNDLNVDKISLYSNSNKNNLSNNKLKNIEKKNMQLSKQISDTKTDYSPTSKKLNNLITSLNEQDKTNTFYERKINLNNSLNQNDFKESFFVNIFNSKKSDSKDMFTRNVELIELNNNINLNIELEKINVNNIRNENNFDKKLDLNAKKNNCKQYTNNEIKNRPIVKLNQNNEINNSQNITKLEEIFPDLNNIDPTVLALLPLDLQKEAKLYMKTKDNKDNTKGILMKTSKAKNKFKINTSKKKKKNDISNFLIKKNSSNLIPSKQCLKCYQMISLSKYQEHCDFHMTENLQ from the exons ATGGATTGTTTCTTTTGTCAAGTTGAAACAAAACTTCAACCACAATATGCTGGAAAACCCCTTGCTGTTGTGCAATATAATCAATGGCAATTAGGAGg aataattgcTGTTAATTATGAAGCAAGAGAATATGGTGTTACAAGACACATGAGAGGAAAAGAGGCTAAAGAAAAATGTCCAGATCTTATTTTAGTTAGTGTACCATGCCTTCGTGGAAAAGCTGATATATCAAg ATATAGAAGTGCTGGCTGTGaagttattaatgttataaaagaaCACTGTAATGTTATAGAGCGAGCTAGTGTGGATGAAgcatatttagatattactGATATGGTTCATAAAAGAATGtccacaaatttaaatttttcagatttagcAACACAACTTTCAAACACATTTGTAGTAGGATATTCAGAAATTGGAAAGAATGatgaag aagaaagaaGCAAGGGCAcaaaaatttggataaaaaatgtttttgaagaatttgaaGATATAGAAGCACAAAAGTTTGCAATAGCAGGATTaatagttgaaaaaataagagccgatatatttgataaaataggtTTCAAATGTTCTGCAGGTATTTCACAAaataag atattagcTAAATTGGCATGTGGATTACATAAACCAAATCGACAAACAATATTACCTGCAGCTGCagtattaacattatattcaacattaccaataaaaaaagttagaaatcTTGGTGGCAAATTTGGAGATATTGTTACTGAATCTTTGAATTGTAACGTTATGGGtgatttattgcaatattcattacaatatttgcaaaaacgTTTTGATGAGAAAACAGG gttgtggttatataatattgctaGAGGCATAGACAATGAACCTGTTAATGTACGATTGGTATCAAAATCAATTGGAGcatgtaaaaaatttccagGAAAACAAGCTATAACTTCACTAAATATG ttaAAACATTGGATTAGTGAATTATCGACAGAAATTTGCGAACGTCTCGAACgagattttatagaaaatgagCGACGCGCAACATTAGTTACAATatgttatcattattatcaaaacAAGACTACAGTATCTCAATCACGTTCATAtactttaaattcatataaaccAAAAAATATGACAATTCGTTGTGTGGATATTGTGTCTAAATCAATACAATGTCCAATTGCATATTTAGGTATATCAGCTAGTAAATTTATAGCAACTAAAGGtagtgaaaattttcgaaatttttttaaatcaaataattcagAATATCATCagaaaaatgttcaaataaaaaatatgaagatagAAAATACATATTCAGTAGTCAATATTACTAAATCAAtaagaaatgatttaaatgtagataaaattagtttatattctaatagtaataaaaataatctatcaaataataaactgaaaaatattgaaaagaaaaatatgcaattaaGCAAACAAATTTCTGATACAAAAACAGATTATTCTCCtacttctaaaaaattaaataatttaattacttcattaaatgaacaagataaaacaaacacattttatgaaagaaaaataaatttgaataattccttgaatcaaaatgattttaaagaatcattttttgtaaatatttttaattcaaaaaaaagtgATTCAAAAGATATGTTTACACGTAAcgttgaattaattgaattaaataataatataaatttaaatattgaattagaaaaaataaatgtaaataatataagaaatgaaaataattttgataaaaaattggatttaaatgcaaaaaagaacaattgtaaacaatatacaaataatgaaattaaaaatagaccaattgtaaaattaaatcaaaataatgaaataaataatagccaaaatattacaaaattagaagaaatatttcccgacttaaataatattgatccCACTGTACTTGCATTGTTACCATTGGATTTACAAAAAgaagcaaaattatatatgaaaacaaaagataataaagataatacaaaaggtattttaatgaaaacatcaaaggcaaaaaataaatttaagataaatacttcaaaaaagaagaaaaaaaatgatatttctaattttttaataaaaaaaaattcatctaatCTAATTCCTTCTAAACaatgtttaaaatgttatCAAATGATATCTTTGTCAAAATATCAGGAACATTGCGATTTTCACATGACTGAAAATCTGCAATAG